A window from Triticum aestivum cultivar Chinese Spring chromosome 6D, IWGSC CS RefSeq v2.1, whole genome shotgun sequence encodes these proteins:
- the LOC123146317 gene encoding uncharacterized protein produces MASRTTFADALAAARPYLRGEEDQCGDPALPALTAVLRAAGAGECWHKHGTFLAHLLEVYRILRLWGAPDAVARCGLYHSAYSNSYVNLAIFEPDVGRGRVAAVVGDEAERLVHLFCVVPRQQLVHDDLLFHYDDGELVADLARSEESLRDARRGVFDEDEPWRRKIQRLLPADGITVKHIRTGEDVALSRRVAATFLMMTMADFSDQLFDWQDRLFNNANGRLEFRGNTWTSLWPGTGKPGLWTTSISRMGVLYSLIVHEEEIYIAHRAHTTGKEGDDSATRDEDIALVIPPVFDGCTKVLDADDQKAARDLYWEAVCSDEEATDRCKVEELLRQSVAKNPFVGEPRLVLTQMCLNAEMYEEAQEQAEEGLKLLLEWGSSWDKRMPWEGWVSWGRAMLTKAKEKDWPHTSFGILSLGLVK; encoded by the exons ATGGCGTCACGCACCACCTTCGCCGACGCGCTGGCGGCCGCGCGCCCGTACCTGCGGGGCGAGGAGGACCAGTGCGGCGACCCGGCCCTGCCCGCCCTCACCGCCGTGCTGCGCGCCGCGGGCGCCGGCGAGTGCTGGCACAAGCACGGCACCTTCCTCGCCCACCTGCTCGAGGTCTACCGGATCCTGCGCCTCTGGGGCGCGCCCGACGCCGTGGCCCGCTGCGGCCTCTACCACTCCGCCTACTCCAACTCCTACGTCAACCTCGCCATCTTCGAGCCCGACGTCGGCCGGGGccgcgtcgccgccgtcgtcggggACGAGGCCGAGCGGCTCGTCCACCTCTTCTGCGTCGTCCCGCGCCAGCAGCTCGTGCACGACGACCTGCTCTTCCACTATGACGATGGTGAGCTCGTCGCCGACCTCGCCCGGTCCGAGGAGTCCCTCCGGGATGCCCGCCGCGGCGTGTTCGACGAGGATGAGCCCTGGCGCCGCAAGATCCAGCGCCTCCTCCCCGCCGACGGCATCACAGTCAAGCACATCAG GACTGGTGAGGATGTGGCTCTCTCTAGGCGGGTGGCGGCGACATTCCTTATGATGACAATGGCAGACTTCAGTGACCAGCTCTTCGACTGGCAGGACCGCCTCTTCAACAACGCCAACGGCCGCCTTGAGTTCCGAGGCAACACTTGGACGTCACTGTGGCCTGGCACAGGCAAGCCCGGCCTTTGGACCACGTCCATCTCCCGCATGGGTGTGCTCTACAGCCTAATTGTTCacgaggaggagatatacatagcTCACCGGGCGCACACCACCGGCAAGGAAGGCGACGACTCTGCCACACGCGACGAGGACATCGCCCTGGTGATCCCTCCGGTGTTCGATGGCTGCACAAAGGTGCTGGACGCCGACGACCAGAAGGCAGCACGAGATCTCTACTGGGAGGCGGTGTGCAGCGATGAGGAGGCAACGGACCGATGCAAAGTGGAGGAGCTGCTCCGGCAGAGCGTCGCCAAGAACCCGTTCGTGGGGGAGCCACGGCTGGTGCTCACGCAGATGTGCCTGAACGCGGAGATGTACGAGGAGGCACAGGAGCAGGCGGAGGAAGGGCTGAAGCTGCTGCTGGAGTGGGGGAGCAGCTGGGACAAGAGGATGCCATGGGAGGGGTGGGTGTCCTGGGGCAGAGCCATGCTGACTAAGGCCAAGGAAAAGGATTGGCCCCATACCTCCTTCGGCATCCTCAGCCTAGGCCTTGTCAAGTAG
- the LOC123146318 gene encoding uncharacterized protein — protein MGCFSSKPDDASVLIRRRPASIGEVAVFVPGLRVPEPLELPPPLADSLPRRLTERLAASRDRIANMAAREALAVTKPRRRAATQHGASTSADLVQALEEYLPVILGMAKDGSELEDKIQFAWMNQEDDAEETALPSAWYEVLSVLHMMAMLRLSQANSLLLPKTSLEGYHAKVSEENKRASVEIFLKAAGHLECAMQHVLPRMSPEKRKGLPVDLSEGVLKATCMQALGQAIDVQLGLAIDSPKATLAVKRRLACEMVKCWQQAHESIADIPLLDGWGEKHRLFVKWKHLEAKAAAYYYHGLILDEGNTEKSHRAAVAALQSAEESLRESRAVCEAFHTASPFSRSPTLWGSMKYLHDKIHKDSNCKVRINKDLYSNVDRTHETVPALPDFAVALQPEEYRLPRTDAASAND, from the exons ATGGGGTGCTTCAGCTCCAAGCCGGATGACGCCAGCGTGCTGATCAGGAGGCGGCCCGCGAGCATCGGCGAGGTGGCCGTTTTCGTGCCGGGGCTGCGCGTCCCCGAGCCCCTCGAGCTGCCCCCGCCGCTCGCCGACAGCCTCCCCAGGAGGCTCACCGAGCGGCTGGCCGCGTCCAGGGACCGCATCGCCAACATGGCCGCCCGCGAGGCGCTCGCCGTCACCAAGCCGCGCAGGCGCGCCGCCACACAGCATG GGGCGTCCACGTCCGCTGATCTTGTGCAGGCCTTGGAGGAGTATCTGCCAGTCATTCTAGGGATGGCGAAGGATG GGAGTGAGTTGGAAGACAAGATACAGTTTGCATGGATGAACCAAGAAGATGATGCAGAG GAGACGGCGTTGCCCAGTGCCTGGTACGAGGTGCTCTCGGTTCTGCACATGATGGCCATGCTCCGTTTATCCCAAGCAAACTCCCTGCTCCTGCCGAAGACGTCTCTCGAGGGATACCACGCCAAAGTATCCGAAG AGAACAAACGAGCTTCGGTCGAAATATTCCTCAAGGCGGCCGGGCACCTGGAGTGCGCCATGCAGCATGTTCTTCCCAGGATGTCGCCTGAAAAGAG GAAAGGTCTTCCTGTGGACCTGTCTGAAGGGGTCCTGAAAGCTACCTGCATGCAAGCACTCGGTCAG GCAATTGATGTTCAACTTGGGTTGGCAATTGACAGTCCAAAGGCTACCCTGGCTGTCAAAAGGAGGCTGGCATGTGAGATGGTCAAGTGCTGGCAGCAG GCACATGAAAGCATCGCGGACATACCTCTGCTCGACGGCTGGGGCGAAAAGCACAGGCTCTTTGTCAAGTGGAAGCACTTGGAAGCAAAA GCTGCGGCGTACTACTACCACGGGCTTATCCTCGATGAAGGCAACACCGAGAAGTCTCACCGAGCGGCCGTAGCGGCGCTGCAGTCCGCGGAGGAGTCCCTGAGGGAGAGCAGAGCAGTCTGCGAGGCCTTCCACACCGCATCCCCCTTTTCAAG GAGCCCGACCCTATGGGGATCGATGAAGTACCTCCACGACAAGATCCACAAGGACTCCAACTGCAAGGTTCGCATCAACAAGGACCTCTACAGCAATGTTGACAGGACACACGAGACGGTGCCGGCGCTGCCGGATTTCGCGGTGGCCCTCCAGCCGGAGGAGTACCGGCTTCCTCGCACAGACGCCGCTTCTGCAAATGACTGA